In Sphingopyxis sp. FD7, a single window of DNA contains:
- the rplF gene encoding 50S ribosomal protein L6 codes for MSRIGKKAVEIPSGVTAAIDGGTLSVKGPKGTLAMSLSDNIKYEVGDGSISVQPANDSREARAFWGMQRTLVQNLVTGVTEGFTKVLEITGVGYRANAQGKNLKLQLGYSHDVDFPVPEGIEIKTPDNTTIEISGIDKQKVGQVAAEIRRWRKPEPYKGKGIKYRGEYIFRKEGKKK; via the coding sequence ATGTCGCGCATTGGTAAAAAGGCAGTCGAGATTCCGAGCGGCGTCACCGCCGCGATCGACGGCGGCACGCTGTCGGTCAAGGGGCCGAAGGGCACGCTCGCCATGTCGCTGTCCGACAACATCAAATATGAAGTCGGCGACGGCAGCATTTCGGTGCAGCCCGCGAACGACAGCCGCGAAGCCCGCGCCTTCTGGGGTATGCAGCGGACTTTGGTGCAGAATCTTGTCACGGGCGTGACCGAGGGCTTCACCAAGGTGCTCGAGATCACCGGTGTCGGCTATCGCGCCAACGCGCAGGGCAAGAATCTGAAACTGCAGCTCGGTTACAGCCATGACGTCGATTTTCCGGTGCCCGAAGGCATCGAGATCAAGACGCCGGACAATACGACGATCGAGATCAGCGGCATCGACAAGCAGAAGGTCGGCCAGGTCGCGGCGGAAATCCGCCGTTGGCGCAAGCCCGAACCCTATAAGGGCAAGGGTATCAAATATCGCGGCGAGTACATCTTCCGCAAAGAAGGCAAGAAGAAGTAA
- a CDS encoding 50S ribosomal protein L23, producing the protein MAKAKTVDARHYDVILAPVITEKSTLLSENNAVVFKVARDATKPAIKAAVEALFDVKVVGVNTLVTKGKTKRWKGKPYTRSDVKKAIVRLAEGQSIDVTTGV; encoded by the coding sequence ATGGCTAAGGCAAAAACAGTCGACGCGCGTCACTATGACGTGATCCTCGCTCCGGTGATCACCGAAAAGTCGACGCTGCTCAGCGAAAACAACGCCGTGGTGTTCAAGGTCGCACGTGACGCGACCAAGCCCGCGATCAAGGCCGCCGTCGAGGCGCTGTTCGATGTCAAGGTGGTGGGCGTGAACACGCTCGTCACCAAGGGCAAGACGAAGCGCTGGAAGGGCAAGCCCTACACCCGCAGCGACGTGAAGAAGGCGATCGTCCGCCTGGCCGAAGGCCAGTCGATCGACGTCACCACCGGCGTCTGA
- the rpsQ gene encoding 30S ribosomal protein S17, whose translation MPKRILTGTVVSDKGDKTVVVKVERKVKHPLYGKIIRRSKKYHAHDEDNAIKAGETVRIEETKPISKLKTWKVLDKVETSTKAKAAEA comes from the coding sequence ATGCCGAAGCGCATTCTGACCGGCACGGTGGTGTCCGACAAGGGCGACAAGACCGTCGTGGTCAAGGTCGAACGGAAGGTGAAGCACCCTCTCTATGGCAAGATCATCCGCCGTTCGAAAAAATATCACGCCCATGATGAGGACAACGCCATCAAGGCTGGCGAAACCGTCCGCATCGAGGAAACGAAGCCGATTTCTAAGCTGAAGACCTGGAAGGTTCTCGACAAGGTCGAAACCTCCACCAAGGCGAAAGCGGCCGAGGCCTGA
- the rplV gene encoding 50S ribosomal protein L22: MGKQKSPRRVADNEALSVGTQIRGSAQKLNLVAALIRGRKVEDAMNVLAFSKKAMAVDVRKVLASAVANAENNHNLDVDALVVKEASVGKSLSMKRWHARGRGKSTRIVKPFSRIRIVVREQEEEA, encoded by the coding sequence ATGGGCAAGCAAAAGTCCCCCCGCCGCGTTGCGGACAATGAGGCGCTCTCGGTCGGCACGCAGATTCGCGGTTCGGCGCAGAAGCTGAACCTCGTCGCCGCGCTGATCCGTGGCCGCAAGGTCGAAGACGCGATGAACGTCCTCGCCTTCTCGAAGAAGGCGATGGCGGTCGACGTGCGCAAGGTTCTCGCCAGCGCCGTCGCCAACGCGGAGAACAACCACAACCTCGACGTCGACGCGCTCGTCGTCAAGGAAGCGAGCGTCGGCAAGTCGCTCTCGATGAAGCGCTGGCACGCACGCGGCCGCGGCAAGTCGACCCGGATCGTCAAGCCGTTCAGCCGCATCCGCATCGTCGTGCGCGAACAGGAAGAAGAGGCGTAA
- the rplR gene encoding 50S ribosomal protein L18, which translates to MAHLTPFEKRRQRVRTALRQRAAGRPRLSVHRSGRHIYAQLIDDAAGTTLAAASTLDKDVRGKTGATTAAAADVGKRLAAAAKKAGVTQVVFDRGGFLFHGRIKALADAAREGGLEF; encoded by the coding sequence ATGGCACATCTTACCCCTTTCGAAAAACGCCGCCAGCGCGTTCGCACCGCGCTCCGCCAGCGCGCCGCCGGGCGTCCGCGCCTGTCGGTTCACCGTTCGGGCCGCCACATCTATGCCCAGCTCATCGATGACGCCGCGGGCACGACGCTGGCCGCCGCCTCGACGCTCGACAAGGATGTCCGCGGCAAGACCGGCGCGACCACGGCCGCTGCTGCCGATGTCGGCAAGCGCCTTGCCGCCGCCGCCAAGAAGGCGGGCGTGACGCAGGTCGTGTTCGACCGTGGCGGCTTCCTGTTCCACGGGCGCATCAAGGCGCTGGCCGACGCGGCGCGCGAAGGCGGATTGGAGTTCTAA
- the rpsS gene encoding 30S ribosomal protein S19 yields the protein MARSVWKGPFVDLHLLKKAETAQDGGSTAPIKTWSRRSTILPQFVGLTFNVYNGRKFVPVSVNEDMVGMKLGEFAPTRFFPGHAADKKGKR from the coding sequence ATGGCTCGCTCGGTCTGGAAGGGTCCGTTCGTGGACCTTCATCTCCTCAAGAAAGCCGAAACGGCCCAGGACGGCGGCAGCACTGCGCCGATCAAGACCTGGTCGCGCCGGTCCACCATCCTGCCGCAGTTCGTCGGGCTGACCTTCAACGTCTACAACGGCCGCAAGTTCGTGCCGGTGTCGGTCAATGAAGACATGGTCGGCATGAAGCTGGGTGAATTTGCGCCGACGCGCTTCTTCCCCGGCCACGCGGCCGACAAGAAGGGCAAACGCTAA
- the rpmC gene encoding 50S ribosomal protein L29: MAKTEDFKAKTDDQLAEQLGELKREAFNLRFQAATGQLEKASRVKEVRRSIARIKTVQTERARSAAK; the protein is encoded by the coding sequence ATGGCCAAGACCGAAGATTTCAAGGCCAAGACCGACGATCAGCTCGCCGAACAGCTTGGCGAGTTGAAGCGCGAGGCGTTCAACCTCCGCTTCCAGGCGGCGACCGGCCAGCTCGAAAAAGCCTCGCGCGTCAAGGAAGTGCGGCGCTCCATCGCCCGCATCAAGACCGTGCAGACCGAGCGCGCGCGCTCGGCCGCGAAATAA
- the rplX gene encoding 50S ribosomal protein L24, with protein sequence MANKIKKGDTVVILSGKDKGKTGEVVQSLPKDGKVVVAGVNVITRHRKPSQQNPQGGLERKEAPLFASKVALADPKTGKPTRVRFETRDGKKVRVAVKSGETING encoded by the coding sequence ATGGCGAACAAGATCAAGAAGGGCGATACGGTCGTCATCCTGTCCGGCAAGGACAAGGGCAAGACCGGCGAAGTCGTGCAGAGCCTGCCGAAGGACGGCAAGGTCGTCGTCGCGGGCGTCAACGTCATCACGCGCCACCGCAAGCCGAGCCAGCAGAATCCGCAGGGCGGTCTCGAGCGCAAGGAAGCGCCGCTGTTCGCGAGCAAGGTCGCGCTTGCCGACCCCAAGACGGGCAAGCCGACGCGCGTGCGCTTTGAAACCAGGGACGGCAAGAAGGTCCGCGTGGCCGTGAAGTCCGGGGAGACGATCAATGGCTGA
- the rplC gene encoding 50S ribosomal protein L3, with protein sequence MRTGVIAKKMGMTRLFQDDGRHVPVTVLSLEGCQVVSVRDKERDGYVAVQLGAGSAKAKNVAKPQRGAYGKAEVEPKAKLVEFRVADDATLDVGAELSADHFVAGQMVDIQGVTQGKGFAGAMKRWGFGGMRATHGVSISHRAHGSTGNRQDPGRVFKNKKMAGHMGARNRTQQNLEIVRTDVERGLLFVKGSVPGSKGGWLLVRDAVKLPRHPDAPYPASIKSAANTNTAPADAPVETPAEAVVVDTAATDGAQES encoded by the coding sequence ATGCGGACTGGCGTGATCGCGAAAAAAATGGGGATGACCCGCCTGTTTCAGGACGACGGCCGCCATGTGCCCGTCACCGTCCTGAGCCTCGAAGGCTGCCAGGTCGTCTCCGTGCGCGATAAGGAACGCGACGGCTATGTGGCCGTGCAACTCGGTGCCGGCTCGGCGAAGGCGAAGAATGTCGCCAAGCCGCAGCGCGGCGCCTATGGCAAGGCCGAAGTCGAGCCCAAGGCGAAGCTCGTAGAGTTCCGCGTCGCCGACGACGCGACGCTCGACGTGGGCGCCGAACTGTCGGCCGATCATTTCGTCGCCGGCCAGATGGTCGACATCCAGGGCGTGACGCAGGGCAAGGGCTTTGCCGGCGCGATGAAGCGCTGGGGTTTCGGCGGTATGCGCGCGACCCACGGCGTTTCGATCAGCCACCGCGCGCATGGTTCGACGGGCAACCGCCAGGATCCTGGCCGCGTCTTCAAGAACAAGAAGATGGCGGGCCACATGGGCGCGCGCAATCGCACCCAGCAGAATCTCGAAATCGTCCGCACCGACGTCGAGCGCGGCCTTCTCTTCGTCAAGGGCTCGGTTCCCGGATCGAAGGGCGGTTGGCTGCTCGTCCGCGATGCGGTGAAGCTGCCGCGTCACCCCGATGCTCCTTATCCGGCGAGCATCAAGAGCGCGGCCAACACCAACACTGCCCCGGCTGACGCGCCGGTCGAAACGCCGGCCGAAGCGGTCGTCGTCGACACCGCGGCCACCGACGGCGCACAGGAGTCCTGA
- the rpsC gene encoding 30S ribosomal protein S3: MGQKSNPIGLRLQVNRTWDSRWFAEGQDYGRMLVEDLKIRQYVFKTLPQAAISKVVIERPAKLCRVSIYAARPGVIIGKKGADIEKLRKKLGEMTGSDVSLNIVEIRKPEVDAKLVAQGIADQLERRVAFRRAMKRAVQSAMRLGAEGIRINCAGRLGGAEIARTEWYREGRVPLHTLRANVDYAEAEAHTAYGVCGIKVWIFKGEILGHDPMATDRLMLDAQTTGVRPARDDRR; encoded by the coding sequence ATGGGCCAGAAGAGCAATCCGATCGGCCTGCGCCTGCAGGTCAACCGCACCTGGGACAGCCGCTGGTTCGCCGAGGGGCAGGACTATGGCCGCATGCTGGTCGAGGATCTGAAGATCCGCCAATATGTGTTCAAGACCCTGCCGCAGGCAGCGATCTCGAAGGTCGTGATCGAGCGTCCCGCGAAGCTGTGCCGCGTGTCGATCTATGCCGCCCGTCCGGGCGTCATCATCGGCAAGAAGGGCGCCGACATCGAAAAGCTGCGCAAGAAGCTGGGCGAGATGACGGGCAGCGACGTGTCGCTGAACATCGTCGAAATCCGCAAGCCCGAAGTCGACGCCAAGCTCGTCGCGCAGGGCATTGCCGACCAGCTCGAACGCCGTGTCGCCTTCCGCCGCGCGATGAAGCGCGCGGTGCAGTCGGCGATGCGCCTTGGCGCCGAGGGCATCCGAATCAACTGCGCAGGCCGTCTGGGCGGCGCGGAAATCGCGCGCACCGAATGGTATCGCGAAGGCCGGGTGCCGCTGCACACGCTGCGCGCCAATGTCGATTATGCCGAGGCCGAAGCGCACACCGCCTATGGCGTGTGCGGGATCAAGGTGTGGATCTTCAAGGGCGAGATCCTGGGTCACGACCCGATGGCGACCGACCGTCTGATGCTCGACGCGCAGACGACCGGCGTCCGTCCGGCGCGTGACGATCGCCGCTAA
- the rplB gene encoding 50S ribosomal protein L2: protein MALKSYNPTSPGQRGLILVDKSALWKGKPVKALTEGKRKTGGRNNKGHVTSRGIAGGHKQKYRFIDFKRRKWDMPATVERLEYDPNRTAFIALVKYEDGTQAYILAPQRLAVGDTIVAGKKTDVKPGNAMELAQMPVGTIVHNIEMKPGKGGQIARSAGTYAQVVGRDRGLVIVRLGSGEQRYIRGECMGTVGAVSNPDNQNTNLGKAGRNRWLGKRPLTRGVAKNPVDHPHGGGEGRTSGGRHPVTPWGKPTKGARTRHNKSTDKMIIRSRHAKKKR from the coding sequence ATGGCACTCAAATCCTATAATCCGACCAGCCCCGGACAGCGCGGCCTGATCCTCGTCGACAAGTCGGCGCTGTGGAAGGGCAAGCCCGTCAAGGCGCTGACCGAAGGCAAGCGCAAGACCGGCGGCCGCAACAACAAGGGGCATGTGACCTCGCGCGGCATCGCCGGTGGCCACAAGCAGAAATACCGCTTCATCGACTTCAAGCGTCGCAAGTGGGACATGCCGGCGACGGTCGAGCGGCTGGAATATGACCCCAACCGCACGGCGTTCATCGCGCTCGTCAAATATGAAGACGGAACGCAGGCCTACATCCTCGCGCCGCAGCGTCTGGCGGTCGGCGACACGATCGTCGCGGGCAAGAAGACCGACGTGAAGCCGGGCAATGCGATGGAACTTGCGCAGATGCCGGTCGGCACGATCGTCCACAATATCGAGATGAAGCCGGGCAAGGGCGGCCAGATCGCCCGTTCGGCGGGCACCTATGCGCAGGTCGTGGGTCGCGACCGCGGACTGGTGATCGTGCGCCTGGGCTCGGGCGAACAGCGCTACATCCGCGGCGAGTGCATGGGCACGGTCGGTGCGGTGTCGAACCCCGACAACCAGAACACCAACCTCGGCAAGGCCGGCCGCAATCGCTGGCTGGGCAAGCGTCCGCTGACGCGCGGTGTCGCGAAGAACCCGGTCGACCACCCGCACGGCGGTGGCGAAGGCCGCACCTCGGGCGGCCGTCATCCGGTCACCCCCTGGGGCAAGCCGACCAAGGGCGCCCGGACCCGTCACAACAAGTCGACCGACAAGATGATCATCCGGTCGCGTCACGCGAAGAAGAAGAGGTAA
- the rplN gene encoding 50S ribosomal protein L14 yields MIQMQSQLEVADNSGAKRVQCIKVLGGSKRRTAGVGDVIVVSIKEAQPRGKVKKGDVHRAVIVRTAKDVRRADGSVIRFDSNAAVLVNKNEEPIGTRIFGPVVRELRSRGYMKIISLAPEVL; encoded by the coding sequence ATGATCCAGATGCAGTCACAATTGGAAGTCGCCGACAACAGCGGCGCGAAGCGCGTCCAGTGCATCAAGGTGCTGGGCGGGTCGAAGCGCCGCACCGCCGGCGTGGGCGACGTCATCGTCGTGTCGATCAAGGAAGCGCAGCCGCGCGGCAAGGTGAAGAAGGGCGACGTGCATCGCGCCGTCATCGTTCGCACCGCCAAGGATGTGCGCCGCGCCGATGGCTCGGTGATCCGTTTCGACAGCAATGCCGCCGTGCTCGTCAACAAGAATGAAGAGCCGATCGGCACCCGTATCTTCGGCCCCGTCGTCCGCGAACTGCGCAGCCGCGGCTATATGAAGATCATCAGCCTGGCGCCGGAGGTGCTCTGA
- the rpsH gene encoding 30S ribosomal protein S8, translating into MAMTDPLGDMLTRIRNGQQAKKDSVLTPASTLRVRVLDVLQREGYIRGYSEEALGAKGQHKGIRIELKYFEGQPAIRHVARVSKPGRRVYSGSKELPIVRNGLGITIVSTPRGVLSDAEAREQNVGGEVLAEVF; encoded by the coding sequence ATGGCAATGACCGATCCCCTGGGTGATATGCTCACCCGCATCCGCAACGGCCAGCAGGCGAAAAAGGACAGCGTCCTGACGCCGGCTTCGACGCTGCGCGTCCGCGTTCTCGATGTCCTCCAGCGCGAAGGCTATATCCGCGGCTACAGCGAAGAAGCGCTGGGCGCCAAAGGCCAGCACAAGGGCATTCGCATCGAGCTCAAATATTTCGAGGGCCAGCCGGCGATCCGCCACGTGGCCCGCGTGTCCAAGCCGGGCCGCCGCGTCTATTCGGGCTCGAAAGAGCTGCCGATCGTGCGCAACGGCCTTGGCATCACCATCGTGTCGACCCCGCGCGGCGTCCTGTCGGACGCCGAAGCCCGCGAACAGAATGTCGGCGGCGAAGTGCTGGCGGAGGTGTTCTGA
- the rplP gene encoding 50S ribosomal protein L16 produces MLQPKKTKFRKAFKGRIHGNAKGGTSLNFGSYGLKAMEPERITARQIEAARRAISRAIKRQGRLWIRVFPDVPVSSKPAEVRMGKGKGSPEYWAARVKPGRILFELDGVPGPVAALAFERAAMKLPIKTKVVARLGDTSHLEG; encoded by the coding sequence ATGCTGCAACCGAAAAAAACCAAGTTTCGCAAGGCGTTCAAGGGCCGCATCCATGGCAATGCCAAGGGCGGAACCAGCCTGAACTTCGGCTCCTACGGCCTGAAGGCGATGGAACCTGAGCGCATCACCGCGCGCCAGATCGAAGCGGCGCGCCGCGCGATCAGCCGTGCGATCAAGCGTCAGGGCCGCCTGTGGATCCGCGTGTTCCCCGACGTTCCCGTATCGTCGAAACCCGCCGAAGTCCGCATGGGCAAGGGCAAGGGTTCGCCCGAATACTGGGCGGCCCGCGTCAAGCCCGGCCGCATCCTGTTCGAGCTCGACGGCGTTCCCGGCCCCGTGGCCGCGCTGGCGTTCGAACGTGCGGCGATGAAGCTGCCGATCAAGACGAAGGTTGTCGCCCGCCTCGGCGACACCTCGCACCTGGAGGGTTAA
- the rplE gene encoding 50S ribosomal protein L5 — MADNYTPRMKKLYDDKIVKAMTEKFGYKNAMEVPKIEKITLNMGVGEATQDKKKVEAAAAEMELIAGQKPVVTRAKKSIAQFKLREGMPIGCKVTLRRERMYEFLDRLITIAMPRIRDFRGVSAKSFDGRGNYAMGLKEQIIFPEINYDRIDQVRGMDVIVTTTARTDEEARELLKLFGFPFPIEAQEKEAA, encoded by the coding sequence ATGGCTGACAATTACACCCCGCGCATGAAGAAGCTGTATGACGACAAGATCGTCAAGGCGATGACCGAGAAATTCGGTTACAAGAATGCGATGGAAGTGCCGAAGATCGAAAAGATCACGCTCAACATGGGCGTCGGCGAAGCGACGCAGGACAAGAAGAAGGTCGAAGCCGCGGCGGCCGAAATGGAGCTGATCGCGGGCCAGAAGCCCGTCGTCACCCGCGCGAAGAAGTCGATCGCGCAGTTCAAGCTGCGCGAAGGCATGCCGATCGGTTGCAAGGTCACCCTGCGCCGCGAACGCATGTATGAGTTCCTCGACCGGCTGATCACCATTGCGATGCCGCGCATCCGCGACTTTCGCGGCGTGTCGGCGAAGAGCTTCGACGGCCGTGGCAATTATGCCATGGGCCTGAAAGAGCAGATCATCTTCCCCGAGATCAACTATGACCGCATCGACCAGGTGCGCGGCATGGACGTGATCGTCACCACCACCGCTCGCACCGACGAAGAGGCCCGCGAACTGCTCAAGCTGTTCGGCTTCCCCTTCCCGATCGAAGCGCAGGAAAAGGAAGCCGCCTGA
- the rpsN gene encoding 30S ribosomal protein S14: MAKLSSVNKNERRKKLVKKYAGRYAKLKAMAADSSLDDGERLIARLKMAEIPRNGNPTRIRNRCELTGRPRAYYRKFRLCRVQLRDLANKGLIPGVVKSSW; the protein is encoded by the coding sequence ATGGCGAAACTGAGTTCGGTAAACAAGAATGAGCGTCGCAAGAAGCTGGTGAAGAAATATGCCGGCCGTTATGCGAAGCTGAAGGCGATGGCCGCGGATAGCTCGCTCGACGATGGCGAGCGCCTGATCGCGCGCCTCAAGATGGCGGAAATCCCGCGCAACGGCAACCCGACCCGCATCCGCAACCGGTGCGAGCTGACGGGCCGTCCGCGCGCCTATTATCGCAAATTCCGGCTGTGCCGCGTGCAGCTCCGCGATCTGGCCAACAAGGGCCTGATCCCGGGCGTTGTGAAGTCGAGCTGGTAA
- the rplD gene encoding 50S ribosomal protein L4, giving the protein MKVKVQTLDGKAGADIDLNDDVFGVDARADILHRVVAWQLEKRRAPARAARERSDVARTGKKFGRQKGGGTARHGDRKAPVFIGGGKAHGPRARTFGHSLNKKIRTLGLKMALSDKAKGGKLVVLDSLELKDAKTKVLAGKLGKLDLGNRALFIDGDAVHESFAMASANLIGVDALPAIGANVYDIVRADTLVLTRAAVEKLEARCNG; this is encoded by the coding sequence ATGAAGGTCAAGGTTCAGACCCTCGATGGCAAGGCTGGCGCCGACATCGACCTTAACGACGACGTTTTCGGCGTCGATGCGCGTGCCGACATCCTGCACCGCGTCGTTGCCTGGCAGCTCGAAAAGCGGCGCGCTCCGGCGCGCGCCGCGCGCGAGCGCAGCGACGTTGCCCGCACCGGCAAGAAATTCGGTCGGCAGAAGGGCGGCGGCACCGCGCGTCACGGCGACCGCAAGGCGCCGGTCTTCATCGGCGGCGGCAAGGCGCACGGCCCGCGGGCGCGCACCTTCGGCCATTCGCTGAACAAGAAGATTCGCACGCTTGGCCTCAAGATGGCGCTGAGCGACAAGGCGAAAGGCGGCAAGCTCGTCGTTCTCGACTCGCTCGAGCTCAAGGACGCGAAGACCAAGGTGCTCGCCGGCAAGCTGGGCAAGCTCGACCTCGGCAATCGCGCGCTCTTCATCGACGGGGACGCGGTGCATGAAAGCTTCGCCATGGCTTCGGCCAACCTGATCGGTGTCGATGCGCTTCCCGCCATCGGGGCCAATGTCTATGACATCGTCCGTGCCGACACGCTGGTCCTGACCCGCGCGGCGGTCGAAAAGCTGGAGGCACGCTGCAATGGCTAA